Proteins encoded in a region of the Corynebacterium breve genome:
- a CDS encoding calcineurin-like phosphoesterase family protein, whose protein sequence is MTFPTRKIGILAAISLASTLTVAPFAHAEPIAGSDAYVGGPEVIEEAPADNVLEGVVFDDQNKNSIHDSNEPGIEGVSVSNGKEIVTTDAEGRYEITVEPNTTVFITQPAGYQVPVDENNIAQFFYNHSPEGSPDLKYGGIAPTGPLPEMVNFPLAASEATAAQDQRCIIGGDIQPYNTDEVEYARKGAFADLAARDDYASCGVLFVGDVVGDDLALYEGVRSMTSELNGPARMLPGNHDLDFDAPDETHKFDTFRREFGPAYYSYDVGNAHVIALESVEYPQPDGKGYRSSLTDDQMAWLRQDIANTPDDKVVVIASHIGLVSFVDSALDQHQIKQVNEVHALLEGRDAIHVAGHTHALSNMRKGDSLKGWKDLFGMDELPFDHVIAGAISGDWYNGRMTDKGFPTAIARDGSRPGVMTLDVNGSDISSFFTVSGEDQSTQLGLGLNTPAYRDWFAENRENGGKAQPLENPLTISQADLAETWLTTNFWFGGSGDVVEVSIDGAAAVEAKRTQDMAGEDVLRGVEYSDPAAVQEQLVHGGSVAEQTSSLWTLDLPEDLAAGEHTAEVTATDVNGNVYTETLTFTVEGSETDSPVEAPAKDSIFQRLINMLKRFLGALGLSSF, encoded by the coding sequence ATGACTTTCCCAACCCGCAAGATCGGAATTCTTGCTGCGATTTCCCTCGCCAGCACCCTTACAGTTGCACCATTTGCCCATGCAGAGCCAATCGCCGGATCCGACGCATACGTCGGCGGCCCCGAGGTAATCGAAGAGGCACCCGCTGACAATGTCCTCGAAGGTGTTGTCTTCGACGACCAGAACAAGAACTCCATCCACGACTCCAACGAGCCCGGCATCGAAGGCGTCTCCGTATCCAACGGCAAGGAGATCGTCACCACCGACGCTGAAGGCCGCTACGAGATCACCGTCGAGCCGAACACTACCGTGTTCATTACCCAGCCAGCTGGTTATCAAGTCCCTGTTGACGAGAACAACATCGCGCAGTTCTTCTACAACCACTCCCCGGAAGGCTCCCCGGATCTGAAGTACGGTGGCATCGCGCCAACCGGCCCACTGCCAGAGATGGTCAATTTCCCACTCGCGGCATCAGAAGCCACCGCCGCGCAGGACCAGCGCTGCATCATCGGCGGCGATATCCAGCCATACAACACCGACGAGGTCGAATATGCACGCAAGGGCGCGTTTGCAGACCTCGCAGCACGCGATGACTACGCATCCTGTGGCGTGTTGTTCGTCGGCGACGTCGTGGGCGACGATCTAGCCCTCTACGAGGGCGTGCGCTCCATGACCTCCGAGCTCAACGGCCCGGCGCGCATGCTGCCAGGCAACCACGATCTTGACTTCGACGCCCCAGACGAGACCCACAAGTTTGACACCTTCCGACGCGAGTTCGGCCCCGCCTACTACTCCTACGACGTAGGAAACGCCCACGTCATCGCGCTGGAGTCGGTCGAATACCCGCAGCCAGACGGCAAGGGCTACCGCTCTTCGCTTACCGACGATCAGATGGCGTGGCTCCGTCAGGACATCGCCAACACTCCTGACGACAAAGTCGTTGTGATCGCATCGCACATCGGTCTGGTGTCGTTCGTCGATAGTGCCCTGGACCAGCACCAGATCAAGCAGGTCAACGAGGTCCACGCTCTGCTCGAAGGTCGCGATGCGATCCACGTCGCAGGCCACACCCACGCACTGTCCAACATGCGTAAGGGCGACAGCCTCAAGGGCTGGAAGGACCTGTTCGGTATGGACGAACTGCCATTTGACCACGTTATCGCGGGTGCGATCTCCGGCGACTGGTACAACGGTCGCATGACTGACAAGGGTTTCCCAACCGCAATCGCGCGTGACGGTTCCCGCCCTGGCGTGATGACCCTCGACGTCAACGGCTCCGACATCTCATCTTTCTTCACCGTTTCCGGCGAAGACCAGTCCACCCAGCTGGGACTTGGCCTGAACACCCCGGCGTACCGTGATTGGTTCGCGGAGAATCGCGAAAACGGTGGCAAGGCTCAGCCACTGGAGAACCCATTGACGATTTCCCAGGCAGACCTCGCCGAGACCTGGCTGACCACCAACTTCTGGTTCGGCGGCTCCGGTGACGTAGTTGAGGTCTCCATCGACGGCGCCGCCGCCGTTGAGGCGAAGCGCACCCAGGACATGGCGGGCGAGGATGTTCTGCGCGGCGTTGAATACTCCGACCCAGCCGCGGTCCAGGAGCAGCTTGTTCACGGCGGTTCCGTGGCGGAACAAACCTCCAGCCTGTGGACCCTCGACCTGCCCGAGGACCTCGCCGCCGGTGAGCACACCGCCGAGGTCACCGCGACCGACGTGAACGGCAATGTCTACACCGAGACGCTGACCTTCACCGTTGAGGGCTCCGAGACAGACAGCCCAGTTGAGGCTCCTGCGAAGGACTCCATTTTCCAGCGCCTCATCAACATGCTCAAGCGCTTCCTCGGCGCGTTGGGCCTGAGCAGCTTCTAG
- a CDS encoding efflux RND transporter periplasmic adaptor subunit → MASQESETKSLAKPAKKKKKRGKLIITALIILALIGAGVAWFLNKPSDTQDVVATGDVHEVTPRDITTSVTVNGKVSSAVTEDVYTMQPAPIAEISVEVGDKVQQYQTVARLDTTQVNRQIQTDEAALAAAKAAGEEDTTALQTAVDNSYADKNASVLTAPINGIVAEIQSQVGAPAAGAIMTIADDSRLVIKGSIKEEDVAKVTTGQKVRFTTATTGDKEFTGAVNTISPIAEQPSMTDAPAPSPDVTFPIEIIVEGDTADLRIGSTAKAQVILDESLATIAVPRDAILTEEDGTSHVLTLVDDPEGQTVVEKQEVELGARDNFYVTVTSDNLEGKVLDRAATYRELVGKPVMVVDAEQGM, encoded by the coding sequence ATGGCAAGTCAAGAATCCGAAACCAAATCACTGGCTAAACCCGCCAAGAAAAAGAAGAAGCGCGGCAAACTGATCATCACCGCCCTGATCATCCTGGCGCTGATCGGCGCCGGCGTGGCCTGGTTCTTGAACAAGCCATCTGACACACAAGATGTCGTCGCCACCGGTGATGTCCACGAAGTCACACCCCGCGACATCACCACCTCCGTCACTGTGAATGGCAAGGTCTCCTCTGCGGTCACCGAAGACGTTTACACCATGCAGCCGGCGCCGATCGCCGAGATCTCAGTCGAGGTCGGCGACAAAGTCCAGCAGTACCAGACCGTCGCCCGCCTAGACACCACGCAGGTCAACCGCCAGATCCAAACTGACGAAGCCGCCCTAGCAGCAGCGAAGGCCGCAGGCGAAGAAGACACCACAGCGCTGCAAACCGCCGTGGATAACTCCTACGCTGACAAGAACGCTTCCGTGCTGACCGCACCAATCAACGGCATCGTGGCGGAAATCCAATCGCAGGTCGGCGCTCCGGCGGCGGGCGCGATCATGACGATCGCCGACGACTCCCGCCTGGTCATCAAGGGCAGCATCAAAGAAGAAGACGTAGCCAAGGTCACCACCGGCCAGAAAGTCCGCTTCACCACCGCTACCACCGGCGACAAGGAGTTCACCGGCGCGGTCAACACCATTTCCCCGATCGCGGAGCAGCCTTCCATGACGGACGCACCCGCACCGAGCCCAGACGTGACCTTCCCGATCGAGATCATCGTCGAAGGCGACACCGCGGACCTGCGCATCGGCTCCACCGCGAAAGCCCAGGTCATCCTCGATGAGTCGCTGGCCACCATCGCAGTGCCTCGCGACGCAATCCTTACCGAAGAAGACGGCACATCACATGTCCTAACGCTTGTCGACGACCCCGAGGGCCAAACAGTCGTCGAGAAGCAAGAAGTAGAACTGGGTGCACGCGACAACTTCTACGTCACCGTGACCAGCGACAACCTAGAGGGCAAGGT